In the Malaclemys terrapin pileata isolate rMalTer1 chromosome 12, rMalTer1.hap1, whole genome shotgun sequence genome, one interval contains:
- the LOC128845992 gene encoding olfactory receptor 10A7-like, with translation MANTDWGNQTSITEFILLGFGDLPELEIFLFLLFLLIYIVTVSGNILIIVLAITDRNLHTPMYFFLGNLSCLETCYTSTILPRVLASLLTGDKTISISDCMTQYYFIGFFVGAECYLLAVMSYDRFLAICKPLHYAVLMNGRFCLQLAAGAWINGFLAMTMVIVLLSQLIFCGPNEIDHFYCESTEILNLYCSDTNQIDLVITFLAAIFTLPPFVLTVASYVCIVITILRIPSTTGRQKAFSTCSSHLIVVTIFYGTIMILYMLPKTNTLRALNKVFSVFYTVLTPMANPFIYSLRNTEVKETIGKMISKCLDFTRNQQSHVFFSFCIKRKW, from the coding sequence ATGGCAAACACAGATTGGGGAAATCAAACGTCtatcacagaattcatcctcctaGGATTTGGGGATCTCCCTGAGCTGGAAATCTTCCTCTTCCTACTGTTTCTACTGATCTACATTGTGACTGTGTCCGGGAACATCCTCATCATTGTGCTAGCTATCACTGATCGaaaccttcacacccccatgtacttcttcctggggaacttgtcctgtttggagacctgctacacctcaaCCATCCTGCCCAGAGTtctggccagtctcctgactggggacaagACCATTTCCATCAGTGATTGTATGACACAATATTATTTTATTGGTTTCTTTGTAGGTGCAGAATGCTATCTGCTAGCggtgatgtcttatgatcggttCTTGGCCATATGTAAACCACTGCATTATGCAGTCCTTATGAATGGCAGGTTCTGCCTGCAGCTAGCAGCAGGGGCTTGGATAAATGGATTTCTGGCCATGACCATGGTAATAGTTCTTTTGTCACAATTAATTTTCTGTGGCCCCAATGAAATTGATCATTTCTACTGTGAATCCACAGAAATACTTAATCTTTACTGTAGTGACACCAACCAGATAGATCTTGTAATTACCTTCCTGGCTGCTATATTCACTCTGCCCCCATTTGTATTAACCGTGGCATCCTATGTATGTATCGTCATCACCATCTTGAGAATTCCTTCCACCACCGGGAGGCAGAAGGCCTTTTCCActtgctcctctcacctcattgtggtgacaattttctatgggACCATAATGATTCTCTACATGCTACCGAAAACCAACACACTGAGAGCCCTGaacaaagtgttctctgtctTCTACACAGTTCTGACTCCTATGGCCAATCCCTTCatatacagcctgagaaacacaGAGGTGAAGGAGACTATAGGAAAAATGATCAGTAAATGTCTAGATTTTACAAGAAATCAGCAatcacatgtttttttttctttctgtataaAGCGAAAATGGTGA